A region of Fusarium keratoplasticum isolate Fu6.1 chromosome 6, whole genome shotgun sequence DNA encodes the following proteins:
- a CDS encoding Rieske domain-containing protein, with product MRPYPRILQVFRIQTRRPIALSRAFSICRPMAQEYKIKDLSSLDLLPGAKKEVEVEGIENGKVLLVNVKGKIQAVGAKCTHYGAPLVKGVLTSEGRLTCPWHGACFNAKTGDVEDAPALDHLPVFQVAERNGAVYLTGEEAAVKGSRRKPNIKCVAASGAQKEKVVVVGGGSGTLGLVEGLREKGYKGPLTVISNEGYYPIDRTKLSKALMTDLSKLTWRDKSWYESGSVEFIESEVTDVDFNDRYVTTDDGKKVEYTKLVLATGGTPRRLPLQGFKVLDNIFTLRSVHDTRKIVNAIGEKGKKIVVIGSSFIGIELAVATSNDNQVTVVGMEKVPLERVLGEKVGAGLQKALEGKGVKFYMGASVDKAEPDTSNPSNVGAVYLKDGTKLDADLVVLGVGVSPATGFLRNNKAVQLEKDGSLKTDDNYAVAGLKDVYAIGDIATFPYHGPGGDGTHIRIEHWNVAQQSGRIVANHIVNPSSAPEHFIPIFWSALGAQLRYCGNTIPGFDDIVLEGDPTENKFIAYYCKGETVVAMASMGRDPAMSQSAELMRVNKMLTKTQLQEGMSVL from the exons ATGCGTCCGTACCCCAGAATACTTCAAGTCTTTCGTATACAAACTCGACGACCTATTGCTTTATCGCGGGCTTTCTCCATTTGCAGACCAATGGCTCAGGAATACAAGATCAAGGACCTCTCGTCCCTCGACCTCTTGCCTGGCGCGAAAAAAGAGGTCGAGGTGGAGGGTATTGAGAATGGCAAGGTCCTGCTTGTGAATGTCAAAGGAAAGATCCAAGCTGTTGGTGCAAAGTGCACTCATTATGGCGCTCCTCTCGTCAAGGGCGTGCTGACGAGTGAGGGTCGATTGACCTGTCCATGGCACGGAG CCTGTTTCAATGCCAAAACCGGCGACGTCGAAGATGCTCCTGCCCTCGATCATTTGCCCGTATTCCAAGTCGCTGAGCGAAACGGCGCCGTGTACCTCACAGGCGAGGAGGCCGCCGTCAAAGGCTCGCGAAGAAAGCCCAACATCAAGTGCGTAGCTGCCAGCGGCGCTCAAAAGGAAaaggtcgtcgtcgttggaggaggttcAGGTACCTTGGGTTTGGTCGAAGGTCTTCGTGAGAAGGGCTACAAGGGCCCATTGACCGTCATCTCCAATGAGGGCTACTACCCCATTGATCGCACCAAGCTGAGCAAGGCTCTCATGACGGACCTTAGCAAGCTGACTTGGCGAGACAAGTCTTGGTATGAGAGTGGATCTGTCGAGTTTATTGAGAGCGAGGTCACTGATGTCGATTTCAACGATCGCTACGTCACGACGGATGATGGCAAGAAAGTTGAGTACACCAAGCTTGTCCTTGCGACAGGCGGAACGCCGAGACGATTGCCTCTTCAAGGATTCAAGGTCCTTGACAACATCTTTACCCTGCGTAGTGTTCACGATACTAGAAAGATTGTGAACGCGATcggcgagaagggcaagaagattGTGGTCATTggctcctccttcatcgGAATTGAACTGGCTGTGGCCACGAGCAACGACAACCAAGTCACCGTCGTCGGCATGGAAAAGGTCCCCCTCGAGCGAGTCCTCGGCGAAAAGGTCGGTGCAGGCCTCCAGAAAGCgctcgagggcaagggagTCAAGTTCTACATGGGCGCAAGTGTTGACAAGGCCGAGCCGGACACATCCAATCCTTCCAATGTCGGTGCTGTCTATCTCAAGGATGGCACCAAACTGGACGCCGACCTCGTGGTTCTTGGTGTCGGTGTCTCTCCTGCGACCGGGTTCCTGCGAAACAACAAGGCCGTTCAGCTGGAAAAGGATGGCTCTCTCAAGACGGACGACAACTACGCCGTTGCGGGCTTGAAGGATGTCTATGCGATTGGAGATATCGCTACCTTCCCTTATCACGGacctggtggtgatggaacACACATTCGAATTGAGCATTGGAACGTGGCGCAACAGTCCGGTCGCATCGTCGCAAACCACATTGTCAACCCATCCAGCGCGCCTGAGCACTTTATCCCCATCTTCTGGTCGGCTCTGGGAGCTCAGCTGCGATACTGCGGAAACACCATACCCGGCTTCGATGACATTGTTCTTGAAGGTGACCCGACCGAGAACAAGTTCATTGCCTACTACTGCAAGGGAGAGACGGTGGTGGCTATGGCGAGCATGGGAAGAGATCCGGCCATGTCTCAGAGCGCGGAGCTGATGAGAGTCAACAAGATGCTTACAAAGACTCAGCTTCAAGAGGGAATGAGTGTGCTGTGA
- a CDS encoding Zn(2)-C6 fungal-type domain-containing protein, protein MGEPSTKRRKVRKGTRSCWECRRRKIKCQFNSDEDAICVGCLQRETTCISQEYVQEPAAPTQDKRLAQRLGRLEMLMEKLVDNSVPEPSPARRVHIPSPSDSDEPSTFRRFTQQAADVFDSSVVDNAQHMTSSLNHSDTPLTSLPDSTPIVPPIRFPSRLAKANHISPQLHALFPPQRTLYAISQQSPGARFVLAAFYSQKDQIDGKPEPLSSLAQIPDITSHPAILAKRLLQLAVCLQQMPAFFDGSTLGLKKSMAETMEEWVSVTSRLVTSDDDFVGCLEGLECLIIQSFYQSDAGQLRKAWMTCRRALNMAQLMGIDRRSAKSIRSCDPSFDPRRRPSPAVIWFRINCNDRYLSLILGLPIGSRDNWFASDEGIQSDAPSDRLGKVYAVISGKIADRNEMTGSEAYALTQSIDLELEKAFKMMDVLWWKLPDMAICCNSSDTSGDNMSVVKLQIRHYSLLILLHLPYLLRDRGQRRYEYNRATCMQASRDVLARFLEYRTCFTTAIAGRHVDYSALVAAMTLLLGYLGWRWPGYEAQRAQDRELAEKAQDKMNEMGAMNNDRLCIEAAETIRQLLPIVQRSTNGEERNVHLNIPFLGTVNINPGPSPPPSTGMMPTPTGNTEGGLSSEIPFSFSLNEPSFTPQAPEINDISTTCPLENATPDCVTAEWPCFTADPEDWALQGVDTTYWSMLNSSIT, encoded by the exons ATGGGGGAACCATCAACGAAGCGGCGCAAAGTCCGTAAAGGAACACGCAGCTGCTGGGAAT GCCGTAGACGCAAGATCAAGTGCCAATTCAACAGCGACGAAGATGCAATCTGCGTGGGCTGTCTTCAGCGCGAGACGACATGCATCTCGCAGGAGTACGTCCAGGAGCCTGCAGCTCCCACACAGGACAAGCGTCTCGCACAGCGCCTCGGACGACtcgagatgttgatggagaagcttgtcgacaATTCAGTCCCTGAGCCTTCACCAGCCCGAAGAGTGCACATCCCTTCACCCTCCGATTCGGATGAACCGTCCACCTTTCGCCGCTTCACGCAGCAAGCGGCTGATGTGTTTGACTCTTCAGTCGTGGACAATGCCCAGCACATGACATCTTCATTAAACCATTCCGATACACCTCTAACATCCCTCCCCGATTCAACCCCCATAGTCCCCCCAATCCGCTTCCCATCCCGCCTCGCAAAAGCAAATCACATCTCCCCCCAACTACACGCCCTCTTCCCACCCCAAAGAACCCTGTACGCCATCTCCCAGCAGAGTCCCGGCGCACGCTTCGTCCTCGCAGCCTTTTACTCCCAAAAAGATCAAATCGACGGAAAACCAGAACCTCTTTCATCTCTAGCCCAGATCCCAGATATCACCAGCCATcccgccatcttggccaagcggctcctccagctggcAGTCTGTCTCCAACAGATGCCCGCCTTCTTCGACGGGAGCACCCTAGGTCTCAAAAAGTCCATGGCCGAGACCATGGAGGAATGGGTCTCGGTAACATCCAGGCTCGTCACATCAGACGACGACTTTGTAGGATGCCTCGAAGGTCTAGAGTGCCTCATCATCCAGAGCTTCTACCAAAGCGACGCGGGGCAACTGCGCAAGGCATGGATGACATGTCGTCGCGCCCTCAATATGGCCCAGCTCATGGGTATTGATCGCCGATCTGCAAAGTCGATCCGCTCCTGCGATCCATCCTTTGACCCTAGACGAcgtccatctccagctgTAATCTGGTTCCGCATTAACTGCAACGACCGGTATCTGtctctcatcctcggcctcccCATTGGATCCCGCGACAACTGGTTTGCTTCAGACGAAGGTATCCAATCCGATGCACCTAGCGACAGGCTCGGAAAGGTATACGCCGTCATCTCCGGCAAAATCGCCGACAGAAACGAGATGACGGGCAGCGAAGCATACGCCCTAACGCAGTCAATCGACCTGGAACTTGAGAAAgccttcaagatgatggacGTCCTATGGTGGAAACTCCCGGATATGGCCATATGCTGCAACTCATCCGACACATCCGGCGACAACATGTCAGTCGTCAAGCTCCAGATCCGTCACTACTCACTCCTCATCCTGCTCCACCTCCCATACCTTCTCCGGGACCGTGGCCAGAGACGATATGAATACAACCGCGCCACCTGCATGCAGGCAAGTCGCGATGTATTGGCCCGCTTCCTCGAGTACCGGACTTGTTTCACAACAGCCATCGCCGGTCGACACGTTGATTACTCTGCCTTAGTAGCCGCCATGACACTCCTCCTCGGCTATCTTGGCTGGCGATGGCCCGGGTACGAAGCCCAGCGAGCTCAAGATCGAGAATTGGCCGAAAAGGCGCAGGACAAGATGAACGAGATGGGAGCCATGAACAACGACAGACTCTGTATCGAAGCAGCCGAAACAATTCGCCAGCTTCTCCCCATCGTTCAAAGATCTACAAacggagaagagagaaacgTCCATCTCAACATCCCCTTCTTAGGAACAGTAAACATCAACCCGGGCCCATCACCTCCGCCATCCACAGGCATGATGCCAACACCCACGGGCAACACAGAAGGAGGCCTATCCTCGGAAATccccttctctttctccctCAACGAGCCTTCGTTCACACCACAGGCACCCGAGATCAACGACATTTCCACAACCTGTCCTCTGGAGAATGCAACCCCCGATTGTGTAACTGCCGAATGGCCATGCTTCACAGCCGACCCAGAGGATTGGGCTCTACAGGGAGTAGACACGACGTATTGGTCCATGTTGAATAGCAGCATAACATGA
- a CDS encoding Oxidored-FMN domain-containing protein: MAPPRYGSGDVSPEPLAQELRFHPSGRVAKNRFMKGPMAEMLATWSPKTPEERGIPTKESIELYKRWGEGKNNFGVIVTGNIDIDLESVGNIGDMGIPLDAKYEGERFEKFKELAKGAKADGSLLVGQVNHPGRQVEARVNPVAISASDVQLEPKMGMTFGKPHAATKEEIARIVEGFAHAAEYLEKAGFDGIELHAAHGYLISQFLSRTTNKRTDEYGPQTIESRLRIVSDIAKAVKARVSPTFIVSAKLNSVEFQDGGVTPDEARELCETLEQLEFDFVELSGGTYEHMDMAWKKESTARREGFFLEWAATITKALDPGHKMRTYIAGGMRSVGAMVDALKVVDGVTLARPSIAEPRLVPDIIEGRVQGAIKPVEAIETDLGIAMVAAQAQLSQVGRGFEPFDLSDPEAFQTFGADMGAWFEKVVQDGPKMEFVRAVQYSGPQVPYGTVKSA, encoded by the exons ATGGCTCCCCCTCGTTACGGTTCCGGAGACGTGAGCCCTGAGCCTCTGGCCCAGGAGCTTCGCTTTCACCCTTCTGGCAGAGTCGCAAAGAACAGGTTCATGAAGGGTCCCATGGCTGAGATGCTTGCTACATGGAGCCCCAAGACGCCTGAGGAGAGGGGTATTCCTACCAAGGAGTCGATTGAGCTCTACAAGCG ATGGGGCGAGGGCAAGAACAACTTTGGTGTTATCGTCACTGGAAACATTGACATTGATCTCGAGTCTGTGGGCAATATTGGAGATATGGGCATTCCTCTTGATGCGAAGTACGAAGGCGAGCGCTTTGAAaagttcaaggagcttgcAAAGGGTGCCAAGGCTGATGGAAGTCTGCTTGTCGGCCAGGTCAATCATCCTGGACGACAGGTTGAGGCGCGGGTTAACCCTGTCGCCATCTCTGCGTCTGATGTTCAGCTTG AACCCAAGATGGGAATGACGTTTGGAAAGCCTCATGCTGCGACAAAGGAGGAAATTGCAAGAATAGTCGAAGGCTTTGCTCATGCTGCAGAGTACCTCGAAAAGGCCGGTTTTGACGGCATTGAGCTCCACGCCGCCCACGGCTACCTCATCTCTCAATTCCTCTCACGAACCACCAACAAGCGCACCGACGAGTACGGACCCCAGACAATCGAGTCCCGCCTGCGCATCGTATCCGACATTGCAAAGGCCGTCAAGGCGCGCGTGTCACCTACTTTTATTGTCAgtgccaagctcaacagcgTCGAGTTTCAGGATGGCGGTGTCACGCCTGATGAGGCGCGGGAGCTGTGCGAGACGCTTGAACAGTTGGAGTTTGACTTCGTGGAGTTGAGTGGTGGTACCTATGAGCATATGGACATGgcgtggaagaaggagagtACTGCTAGGAGGGAGGGGTTCTTTCTTGAGTGGGCAGCGACTATCACCAAGGCTCTTGATCCGGGACACAAGATGAGGACTTATATTGCTGGTGGGATGAGATCTGTTGGAGCCATGGTTGATGCGctcaaggttgttgacggTGTCACTCTTGCGCGACCTTCAATCGCAGAACCCCGTCTCGTACCCGACATCATCGAGGGACGTGTCCAAGGCGCAATCAAGCcggtcgaggccatcgagacGGATCTCGGTATTGCCATGGTCGCCGCGCAGGCTCAGCTGTCGCAGGTCGGACGGGGATTTGAGCCCTTCGATCTCAGCGACCCCGAGGCGTTCCAGACTTTTGGAGCTGACATGGGAGCTTGGTTTGAGAAGGTTGTTCAGGATGGGCCTAAGATGGAGTTTGTGCGGGCTGTGCAGTACTCGGGACCTCAGGTTCCTTACGGAACTGTCAAGTCTGCTTAG
- a CDS encoding Zn(2)-C6 fungal-type domain-containing protein translates to MEMTAMTTSPEDTDPTRSNRRKACDLCFTKKIKCDMLKPVCSNCILYNTDCRTSIIRRKANPARARGATKPQQQEDPSRTEALESRLARIEAQLQLVLNVARDAQPQQPSIAQQSPESHSSETTEAISAENEMHAGIARSGYHSWKFDPVNPSIYEGPEPDSLMLPPLEEVLPIVDHYFYTFNTVIPLFHQPVFMKVLHTWYNQRQSRDRATWAAIQIVMALGYRTPQLALGETQMKHIERADVCLRNAQTVVSELVTRDQDLLGVQILLGIVMLFQNSRDPKPASVIIGTAVRLAHRLQLHSSNAGELFPAIEAEQRSRVFWIAYTLDKDICLRANTPSCQFDDDVDIPLPTLAPADSAGLIWTQNGQVHFNYHRRRVELAYIEGKVYDLLYSNRASKVCGPERQRRVLRLQNMLDQWYERIPAVFHIDNVAANVGPSQLVQMTKMHHAFLLAEVMTHGIYSHNADWVKRISSFSRAAIGNWNPGYGSPKCGMKDQEPPLPDGWTKCVDISRGCMKLFQEATPTECLVWQCSCSHFSALIIILANMTLNPGHKSIHIDQHLAVKAVDLFDKLLGIIEDASFSSLRTIVGELSQKAEAAVESYRQELSRSGRDIFETLNVDNPGDAQPELDFLPSNTVFDGLDGPFSSLDTEVDFDALNFDPTGAGNMEILDNGMADLISFMR, encoded by the exons ATGGAAATGACAGCTATGACGACCTCACCGGAAGATACGGATCCCACGCGGTCGAACCGTCGCAAAG CCTGCGATTTGTGCTTTACGAAAAAGATCAAGTGTGACATGCTCAAACCTGTCTGCTCTAATTGTATTCTTTACAATACGGACTGTCGGACGAGCATTATCCGACGCAAGGCCAAtccggcgagggcgagggggGCGACGAAACCGCAGCAGCAGGAAGA TCCCAGTCGGACAGAGGCTTTGGAGTCGAGGTTGGCCCGTATTGAagcccagctccagcttgTCCTCAATGTTGCTCGAGATGCCCAGCCACAGCAACCTTCAATCGCTCAGCAATCACCAGAAAGCCATTCAAGCGAAACCACAGAGGCCATCTCGGCGGAAAATGAAATGCACGCTGGAATCGCGCGCTCGGGCTATCACTCGTGGAAGTTTGACCCTGTCAACCCAAGCATCTACGAGGGACCAGAGCCCGACTCGCTGATGTTGCCGCCGTTGGAAGAGGTCCTGCCTATTGTCGATCATTATTTTTACACGTTTAATACGGTTATTCCTCTGTTTCATCAGCCTGTGTTTATGAAGGTGCTGCATACCTGGTATAACCAGCGTCAGTCCCGCGACAGGGCGACATGGGCGGCCATTCAGATCGTCATGGCTCTTGGGTATCGCACGCCACAGCTTGCACTTGGAGAGACGCAGATGAAGCACATCGAGAGGGCTGATGTGTGCTTGAGGAATGCGCAAACTGTTGTCTCGGAGCTTGTCACGCGCGACCAGGATTTACTCGGAGTTCAGATTCTTCTTGGGATTGTCATGCTTTTCCAGAATAGTCGCGATCCGAAACCTGCGAGTGTCATTATTGGTACTGCTGTTAGGCTCGCGCATCGACTGCAGTTGCATTCTTCTAATGCGGGAGAGCTGTTTCCGGCTATTGAGGCAGAGCAGCGGTCGAGGGTCTTTTGGATTGCGTACACTCTCGACAAG GACATTTGTCTGAGGGCAAACACTCCATCTTGCCAGTTTGACGACGACGTGGATATTCCACTGCCAACTCTTGCGCCTGCGGACAGCGCTGGTTTAATATGGACGCAGAACGGCCAGGTTCACTTCAACTACCACAGAAGACGAGTCGAGCTGGCGTACATTGAGGGTAAAGTGTATGACCTTCTCTACTCGAACCGCGCAAGCAAAGTCTGCGGCCCAGAGCGCCAGCGAAGAGTCCTCCGTCTCCAAAACATGCTAGATCAGTGGTATGAGCGTATCCCGGCCGTCTTTCACATCGACAACGTCGCTGCGAATGTTGGTCCGAGTCAGCTTGTGCAGATGACCAAGATGCACCACGCGTTTCTGCTGGCAGAAGTCATGACGCATGGGATATACAGCCACAATGCAGACTGGGTTAAGCGGATCAGTTCGTTTAGTCGCGCTGCTATTGGGAACTGGAATCCGGGCTATGGGAGTCCAAAGTGCGGCATGAAGGATCAGGAGCCGCCTTTGCCTGATGGTTGGACCAAGTGTGTTGATATTAGTCGGGGGTGTATGAAGCTATTCCAAGAGGCTACACCAACCGAGTGTCTTGTCTG GCAATGCAGCTGCTCGCATTTCTcagccctcatcatcatcctcgccaacatGACCCTTAACCCTGGCCACAAATCCATCCACATTGACCAGCACCTAGCAGTCAAAGCCGTCGACCTATTCGACAAGCTCCTCGGCATAATCGAAGACGCCTCCTTCAGCAGTCTGAGGACCATAGTCGGCGAGCTAAGCCAAAAAGCTGAAGCAGCCGTCGAGAGCTACAGACAAGAGCTCAGCCGCTCTGGCCGAGACATTTTTGAGACTCTGAATGTTGATAATCCGGGTGATGCGCAGCCCGAGTTGGATTTTCTGCCTAGTAATACTGTttttgatgggcttgatggGCCTTTTTCTAGTTTGGATACCGAGGTTGATTTTGATGCGTTGAATTTTGATCCTACTGGGGCTGGGAATATGGAGATTTTGGATAATGGCATGGCGGATTTGATCAGCTTCATGCGATGA